One stretch of Rhinatrema bivittatum chromosome 8, aRhiBiv1.1, whole genome shotgun sequence DNA includes these proteins:
- the TNNC2 gene encoding troponin C, skeletal muscle isoform X2 produces the protein MPTDQQQDARSFLSEEMIAEFKAAFDMFDTDGGGDISTKELGTVMRMLGQSPTKEELAAIIEEVDEDGSGTIDFEEFLVMMVRQMKEDAQGKTEDELAECFRIFDKNADGYIDSEELAEILRSSGEHITDEEVDELMKDGDKNNDGKIDFDEFLKMMEGVQ, from the exons ATG CCCACAGACCAGCAACAGGACGCCCGGTCCTTCCTCAGCGAGGAGATGATCGCTG AGTTCAAGGCCGCCTTTGATATGTTTGACACGGATGGTGGTGGTGACATCAGCACCAAAGAGTTGGGGACAGTGATGAGAATGCTGGGCCAAAGCCCAACCAAGGAAGAGTTGGCTGCCATCATTGAGGAAGTAGATGAAGATG GTAGCGGTACCATCGACTTTGAAGAGTTCTTGGTCATGATGGTGCGCCAGATGAAAGAGGATGCTCAAGGAAAAACCGAAGATGAGCTGGCAGAATGCTTCCGCATATTTGACAA GAATGCTGATGGTTACATTGATAGCGAGGAGCTGGCTGAGATCCTGCGCTCTTCTGGGGAGCATATCACAGATGAGGAGGTTGATGAGCTCATGaaagatggagacaaaaacaatgaCGGCAAAATTGACTTTGATG AGTTCTTGAAGATGATGGAAGGTGTGCAGTAA
- the TNNC2 gene encoding troponin C, skeletal muscle isoform X1, whose translation MSQPTDQQQDARSFLSEEMIAEFKAAFDMFDTDGGGDISTKELGTVMRMLGQSPTKEELAAIIEEVDEDGSGTIDFEEFLVMMVRQMKEDAQGKTEDELAECFRIFDKNADGYIDSEELAEILRSSGEHITDEEVDELMKDGDKNNDGKIDFDEFLKMMEGVQ comes from the exons ATGAGTCAG CCCACAGACCAGCAACAGGACGCCCGGTCCTTCCTCAGCGAGGAGATGATCGCTG AGTTCAAGGCCGCCTTTGATATGTTTGACACGGATGGTGGTGGTGACATCAGCACCAAAGAGTTGGGGACAGTGATGAGAATGCTGGGCCAAAGCCCAACCAAGGAAGAGTTGGCTGCCATCATTGAGGAAGTAGATGAAGATG GTAGCGGTACCATCGACTTTGAAGAGTTCTTGGTCATGATGGTGCGCCAGATGAAAGAGGATGCTCAAGGAAAAACCGAAGATGAGCTGGCAGAATGCTTCCGCATATTTGACAA GAATGCTGATGGTTACATTGATAGCGAGGAGCTGGCTGAGATCCTGCGCTCTTCTGGGGAGCATATCACAGATGAGGAGGTTGATGAGCTCATGaaagatggagacaaaaacaatgaCGGCAAAATTGACTTTGATG AGTTCTTGAAGATGATGGAAGGTGTGCAGTAA